Proteins found in one Cryptococcus neoformans var. grubii H99 chromosome 14, complete sequence genomic segment:
- a CDS encoding minor histocompatibility antigen H13 → MPQDNTIWATYASLGVQALIPIAIGSFKSLKTAEDTRRRLRESKKGQIYEEYDDGDEEPAGETLTWKESAMFPIMGSVMLLGLWAVLKYFGKKWITIILGVYFGLAGMLAIQSTFSSVIAYLLRVFGITTTTYHVRISAGFRQIFHLPTTLPTMCLIPVSIVLPLLYVYFDRHYILSNILALAFSIETLALLKLDSFFTAFLMLGLLLVYDIFWVFATPVMVTVAKGIDAPIKILAPKTSPFASPTDFAMLGLGDIIVPGLVIALCLRYDLHRYASFYKSQNVTPRSKFGKPYFWCGVVSYVLGLGVTIVVMHHFQRAQPALLYLSPACTLGPVLLAFARGEVKNLWTYNESSEEENKKVLDDTIEAASEAAIKARAEAKAAAEETVNKGEDTVGRAQDAGEQKEQIEDDSWMDNTGIIAPERKSKKKKGGKKK, encoded by the exons ATGCCCCAAGACAACACCATCTGGGCTACCTACGCCTCTCTTGGTGTCCAGGCTCTTATTCCGATTGCTATCGGATCTTTCAAATCTCTGAAA ACTGCTGAAGACACTCGACGACGACTTCGCGAATCGAAAAAGGGTCAAATCTATGAGGAGTATGATGACGGCGATGAAGAGCCTGCTGGGGAAACTTTAACATGGAAGGAGTCTGCGATGTTCCCCATTATGGGCTCCGTAATGCTGCTGGGATTATGGGCGGTCTTGAAGTACTttgggaagaagtggatCACTATTATTCTTGGAGTGTACT TCGGCCTGGCGGGAATGCTGGCTATACAGTCG ACATTCTCTTCTGTTATAGCCTATCTTCTTCGCGTATTTGGTATCACTACGACCACCTATCATGTCCGCATCTCTGCAGGATTTAGGC AGatcttccacctccctACAACCCTTCCGACAATGTGCCTTATCCCTGTCTCTATCGTGCTTCCCCTTCTATACGTCTACTTCGATCGACATTACATATTGAGCAAtatccttgcccttgctTTCTCCATTGAAACGCTCGCGTTGCTCAAGCTCGATTCATTCTTCACCGCTTTCTTGATGCTGGGTCTATTGCTTGTCTACGATATCTTTTGG GTTTTCGCGACTCCAGTAATGGTTACAGTAGCTAAAGGTATTGATGCCCCCATCAAGATTCTTGCTCCTAAAACCTCCCCATTCGCTTCTCCCACCGATTTCGCCATGTTGGGTCTCGGCGATATCATCGTACCTGGTCTCGTCATTGCACTTTGTCTCCGATATGACCTTCATCGCTATGCCTCTTTTTACAAGAGCCAGAATGTTACTCCCAGGAGCAAGTTTGGAAAGCCATACTTTTGGTGTGGCGTGGTGAGCTATGTTTTGGGGTTGGGTGTGACGATTGTGGTGATGCACCACTTTCAGAGGGCTCAACCTGCTCTGCTCTACTTGAGTCCAGCTTGTA CTCTTGGCcctgttcttcttgccttTGCCCGAGGAGAGGTTAAGAACTTATGGACATACAATGAATCatcagaggaggagaacaaGAAAGTTCTTGACGATACCATTGAGGCGGCATCAGAGGCGGCTATCAAAGCTCGCGCAGAGGCGAAGGCAGCTGCCGAAGAGACCGTCAACAAAGGCGAAGATACTGTTGGCCGAGCGCAGGATGCCggagaacaaaaagaacaGATAGAGGATGATAGTTGGATGGATAACACCGGCATCATCGCTCCCGAAAGGAAATctaaaaagaagaagggtgggaagaagaagtaa